From the Candidatus Zixiibacteriota bacterium genome, one window contains:
- a CDS encoding PQQ-like beta-propeller repeat protein, giving the protein MNDNITDKSTYPTYLANYGRNSYIPVESNSKGKLGWSAEIPLKSNQHPRNVMVWEGNLVVETESNIIVYDNKGDFLWERSKVFKSPIAIGNKFLYYENENFFLDVVDTANKSVYENISIPEAANENYPIYLFAPEKETFIAAIQFVGGEDGTPAEARFHMTKFGDRISTWEHGIKGALSLPPLYIAEANKLVIFMKDISYFDTDTGKKISQINFPLESPVNCCAGNDEMLYMLGYENNQIVLAAFTDDGIIKWRWIDTSAGKALLKKQPPINGADNIIYVLASDEVFAVNRHKLLWSFAPENKTIGYGTALADGSLLLTADNSLYRLDSKGETMFSVDFEKMITAPPVVDINGKIYIAMPDELVLVK; this is encoded by the coding sequence ATGAACGACAATATAACCGACAAATCAACCTACCCTACCTACTTGGCGAACTACGGACGCAATTCTTATATCCCCGTAGAGTCAAACAGCAAAGGTAAACTTGGCTGGTCTGCGGAAATACCGCTTAAATCAAACCAGCATCCGAGAAACGTGATGGTCTGGGAAGGAAATTTGGTAGTCGAGACCGAATCAAATATTATTGTATATGACAATAAAGGGGATTTCCTGTGGGAGCGTTCAAAGGTTTTCAAGTCGCCTATAGCTATTGGCAATAAATTTCTGTATTATGAAAACGAAAATTTCTTTCTTGATGTAGTGGACACGGCAAATAAATCAGTCTACGAAAATATTTCAATCCCTGAAGCCGCCAATGAGAATTACCCGATTTATTTATTCGCGCCCGAAAAAGAGACATTTATTGCCGCTATTCAGTTTGTCGGCGGTGAGGATGGTACACCCGCCGAAGCCCGTTTTCATATGACTAAATTCGGCGACCGCATTTCGACATGGGAGCATGGGATTAAAGGAGCGCTGAGTTTACCGCCGCTATATATTGCTGAAGCAAACAAGCTAGTGATATTTATGAAAGATATTTCATATTTCGATACCGATACCGGCAAAAAAATCAGCCAAATTAATTTTCCCTTAGAGTCTCCCGTAAATTGCTGTGCCGGTAATGATGAGATGCTGTATATGCTCGGCTATGAAAACAACCAGATTGTTCTTGCCGCATTCACGGATGATGGAATAATAAAATGGCGCTGGATTGATACATCCGCAGGCAAAGCCTTATTAAAAAAACAACCGCCTATTAATGGTGCTGATAATATCATATATGTATTAGCCTCCGATGAAGTTTTTGCTGTCAATCGACACAAACTATTATGGTCATTTGCGCCAGAAAATAAAACTATCGGTTATGGAACCGCTCTGGCGGATGGCTCTTTACTATTGACTGCAGATAACTCACTTTATCGCTTGGATAGCAAAGGCGAAACGATGTTTTCTGTCGATTTTGAAAAGATGATTACGGCTCCACCGGTGGTGGACATTAACGGCAAGATTTATATTGCAATGCCAGATGAATTGGTGTTAGTTAAATAA
- a CDS encoding DcrB-related protein — protein MTKVKNRFQFELPDGWEDQTVYIFEGPESSGIEHRLMLNIDRHLQHDDINDFAHEKTDALKESVQGISILKDEETTIRDGNPAYEFVYKWIPSDEKVIFYKFVFIIKDDIGFSFSAMFSKKTLKTVGLQMGEIIESLIPGTYYPSSE, from the coding sequence ATGACTAAAGTAAAAAATCGATTCCAATTCGAGCTTCCCGACGGTTGGGAAGACCAGACTGTATATATATTCGAAGGGCCTGAAAGCAGCGGCATTGAACACAGGCTGATGCTGAATATTGACCGTCACCTTCAACATGATGATATAAACGATTTCGCGCATGAGAAAACTGATGCGTTAAAAGAGTCAGTTCAGGGTATTAGTATCCTGAAGGATGAAGAAACAACTATCAGAGATGGTAATCCGGCTTATGAGTTCGTTTACAAATGGATTCCAAGCGATGAGAAAGTAATCTTCTATAAATTTGTTTTTATTATAAAAGATGATATTGGATTCAGCTTTTCTGCGATGTTCTCCAAGAAAACTCTTAAGACTGTTGGTTTACAGATGGGTGAAATTATTGAATCGCTTATACCGGGGACATATTATCCTTCAAGTGAGTAA